CCAATCCCAGCTGTGTATCCTACAGGTTGATGGGGAATCCAGTCTAGTGGGTGATGAGCAGCTGAAGAgttgccccttcacacacacacatacaccttgTTCATTACATGCAGGTTTCAGCAGCCAGTCACCATGATGGTTTGGTAAGAGCTGTATTGAGACATAAGTTCCTGTTGGAACTAAGGGAAAGCAATTGCTTTCCCTTAGTTCCAACAGGAACCACACAGGAACCTGTGTTCCTACAGGAACCACAAGAACCACACACCCTAGTCCACTCTTCACAAGCCTTCATGAAGCATGAAGTATGCTCTACAGCTGTGTGGGAGACCGAACCATTGTAGCAGACTTCCTGTTGTTGATCAAAAGGAATATTCTATATGCCCTAAGCATAAATGCCCTAAAGCACTGACTCTATATCTTGATCACGCTCCCTTTCTGAGATGTAACAGTGTGATCGTTCTTAAAACGGGATACAAAAAGGGACAGAATAAGGTTAGAGCTAGTTTTTCCCAAGAATGTTCAAGCAAGCGGCACGTAATATGTGCCTTTGTTGTTTCACCCACATCTCCAACTTTGTTGGGCACCTGCTGCATTCATGAACTTGCTCTTACTGAGTCAGGAAATACAGACAACACGCTATGGAGGGAACACGAGGATCGTTTAATACTACAGAAGAAAACGTGCGAATGTAGCTCCCTATGCGTCGGACGGGTGCTCACCCAGCAGAGCGGACGCATGGCAGCCACACTTGGTCGGAGTTCAGAAGCACCTTCTGTAGAGGAAGAAAGGCCCGTGTTCCTCGTACTCAGAGCGGTGGACCCACAGGGGTTGGAAGCCCTGAAGCGAGGCCAGGATGGAGCCGCCTGTCCACACCGCTGTGTCTCTTTCGGGCAGCACGTTGACCTGCGGATTGTCATTGGGACACATGCTGCTCAGCTCCTTCTGCAGGCGGTTGGGGAAGCCGCTGAGCATAGTGCCCCCCCCGCACAGCAGGATGCTGCCCATGAGATCCCGCTTGAGGGCAATGTCACACTTGTGAAGGCAGGACACAGTCTGGGTGTGGAGCCCCAGCTGCATGGACTTGATCAGAGAAGGCTTAAAGAACATCTCGGCGCAGAGGAACCTTTCCTGGCCCAGGTTTATCACCTGCCCATCAGGCAGAGCGTACTGAATTGTATGCTCGGTGGCCGGGATTTTCTTCTCTTCGATGGGGTCCAGGGCCACAAAGCAACATTTCTTCTTGATGTCCTCCACAATCCCTATCTGGTCCTCGGTGAAGTGTTTCCCCGCATTATTCATCAGGCCCATCAAATAGGTTGTCAGGTCAGAGCCTGCATAGTCCAGACGTCCGGTGATGCTGGGCAAAGGATAACCCTCGTAGATGGGGACCACGTAGGACACGCCGTGGCCGACCTCCACCACTAGGCCAGAGGTCCTTCCGTAGGAGTACATGGACAGGCGGGACTGGTAGGCGATGTGCATTGCAGGAGTGCTGAAGGTTTCAAACAGCATTTCAGCGTACTTCTCTCTGTTGGTGTGTGGGCTCAGGGGTGGATCGGAAACCAAGACCGCATGCT
This is a stretch of genomic DNA from Mustela lutreola isolate mMusLut2 chromosome 12, mMusLut2.pri, whole genome shotgun sequence. It encodes these proteins:
- the ACTL7A gene encoding actin-like protein 7A gives rise to the protein MALDSMWAPQASIIGDGPAKKVGEQAPLQSHFLQTASLKDGPAKRAVWVRCNHSEPEEPAKSMTGKEKSKLVVTKAVVVDLGTGSCKCGFAGLPKPTHIISSTVGKPYMETAKTGDNRKETFVGRDLINPGVRLKLVNPLRHGIIVDWDTVQDIWEYLFHQEMKIAPEEHAVLVSDPPLSPHTNREKYAEMLFETFSTPAMHIAYQSRLSMYSYGRTSGLVVEVGHGVSYVVPIYEGYPLPSITGRLDYAGSDLTTYLMGLMNNAGKHFTEDQIGIVEDIKKKCCFVALDPIEEKKIPATEHTIQYALPDGQVINLGQERFLCAEMFFKPSLIKSMQLGLHTQTVSCLHKCDIALKRDLMGSILLCGGGTMLSGFPNRLQKELSSMCPNDNPQVNVLPERDTAVWTGGSILASLQGFQPLWVHRSEYEEHGPFFLYRRCF